In Drosophila santomea strain STO CAGO 1482 chromosome 2L, Prin_Dsan_1.1, whole genome shotgun sequence, a single window of DNA contains:
- the LOC120444248 gene encoding non-structural maintenance of chromosomes element 1 homolog has translation MELVKRGFLRACKNHSFLSFQLIDDILAPLCANHKTPKPASKEAIRALVAEINDTISDLGQSLVFIKYPIKAAEYLVYAKTDATPDSVANTGLTAEECQYFSKLLDKIASEEDCHIAWNGAYNDIIMQASSKPLKKSRMQELLQKWTQMGYFLEVDERIYLGPRSLVELSFYLSSNHGENIKNCTLCKCLVLWDIRCASCNIQYHRECIQTYLQRRDICPSCGNLWTTPIRRSTG, from the coding sequence ATGGAGTTGGTGAAACGCGGCTTCCTGCGCGCCTGCAAGAACCACAGCTTCCTCAGCTTCCAACTGATCGACGACATCCTGGCGCCGCTGTGTGCCAACCACAAGACTCCAAAGCCCGCCAGCAAGGAGGCGATAAGGGCACTGGTGGCCGAGATTAACGACACCATTAGTGACTTGGGCCAGTCGCTGGTCTTCATCAAGTATCCGATCAAGGCCGCGGAGTACCTGGTGTACGCCAAGACGGACGCCACGCCGGACAGCGTGGCCAACACCGGGCTGACTGCTGAGGAGTGCCAGTACTTCTCCAAACTGCTGGACAAGATCGCCTCGGAGGAGGATTGTCACATCGCCTGGAATGGCGCCTACAACGATATCATTATGCAGGCCAGCTCAAAACCGTTGAAGAAGAGCCGCATGCAGGAGCTGCTCCAGAAGTGGACCCAAATGGGCTACTTCCTGGAGGTGGACGAGAGAATCTATCTGGGTCCACGCAGCCTCGTCGAGCTCAGCTTCTACTTGAGTTCCAACCACGGGGAAAACATCAAGAACTGCACGCTGTGCAAATGCCTGGTGTTGTGGGACATCCGCTGCGCGTCCTGCAACATTCAGTACCATCGCGAGTGCATCCAAACCTACCTGCAGAGACGCGATATTTGCCCCTCGTGCGGCAACCTGTGGACAACTCCTATAAGACGCTCCACCGGTTAG
- the LOC120444166 gene encoding protein cortex isoform X1 has product MAPAKQKVLMFVEMSVCESPIKNSTVDKKSLPPFKKVRRENWKQEAAYKVSDTSQGQEVSCVGERFIPIRFKRENIEFNLNYIGKPKERDILETGFTLTASYWRQSGFISNINRTFGIRESRLFQFSNQQGTRSRVVDSDSADADWPCNPRARPYAIQIATHEMACICSPVDYNMMDWSSGGMVAMTYGQDIMLWRNLDESTMVFSVESPTSLKFSPDGKQLAIGCMDRDYPVLDLWEVRSHTEFLVSYRKLFLKSMGYISCIEWSHDGKELICGTHCGLICVLAMPKLKTVIQLREHRHPVQKMKFAPTNKYFASSDTNGKIVIFDAELKVRLLKLGGKSMVFDWHPWTGEDLAVAERSPASIFIFNMPRRQFVASYRRRDHRIVIKTISYSKITGELLVNVIRRDGSDNAVFEIVVLASLNRVVDLLPHQDHGTIFLMWNPDGTNIATGGLDDTFSLWNFFPTHKREAILRRQEQKAKDKFSSLSLYKGIR; this is encoded by the exons ATGGCGCCAGCAAAACAGAAAGTTCTAATGTTCGTCGAGATGAGTGTGTGTGAAAGTCCCATTAAAAATTCCACGGTAGACAAAAAGTCTCTGCCGCCCTTCAAAAAGGTGCGACGCGAAAATTGGAAGCAGGAGGCGGCCTACAAGGTG AGCGATACAAGTCAGGGGCAGGAGGTGTCCTGTGTCGGCGAAAGGTTCATACCCATTCGATTTAAGCGGGAGAACATCGAATTCAACCTGAATTACATTGGCAAGCCAAAGGAGCGGGATATCCTGGAAACG GGTTTTACTTTGACCGCCAGCTACTGGCGACAGAGCGGCTTCATATCGAACATAAACCGCACCTTTGGGATCCGGGAGAGCCGACTGTTTCAGTTTAGCAACCAGCAAGGAACACGATCCAGGGTGGTGGATAGCGACTCTGCCGACGCTGACTGGCCGTGTAATCCACGGGCGCGACCATACGCCATTCAGATTGCCACTCATGAGATGGCTTGTATCTGCAGTCCAGTCGACTACAATATGATGGATTGGTCGTCTGGCGGCATGGTGGCCATGACCTACGGCCAGGACATCATGCTGTGGCGCAATCTAGACGAGAGCACCATGGTCTTTAGCGTCGAGTCGCCTACGTCCCTCAAGTTTTCGCCGGACGGCAAACAGCTGGCCATCGGCTGCATGGATAGAGACTACCCAG TGCTGGACCTTTGGGAGGTGAGGTCGCATACGGAGTTCTTGGTCTCCTATCGCAAGCTGTTCCTTAAGTCTATGGGCTACATAAGTTGCATTGAGTGGTCCCACGACGGCAAGGAGCTCATCTGCGGCACTCACTGCGGCCTGATCTGCGTGCTGGCGATGCCCAAACTTAAGACCGTGATCCAGTTGCGCGAGCATCGACACCCCGTGCAGAAAATGAAGTTCGCTCCCACCAATAAGTATTTCGCGTCCAGCGATACGAATGGCAAAATTGTCATCTTCGATGCCGAGCTAAAGGTTCGTCTGCTGAAGCTGGGTGGCAAGTCCATGGTCTTTGACTGGCATCCGTGGACTGGAGAGGATTTAGCCGTTG CGGAGCGGAGTCCTGCATCGATCTTTATCTTCAACATGCCGCGCCGACAATTTGTGGCTTCGTACAGGCGCAGGGACCACAGAATAGTTATAAAGACAATATCATACAGCAAGATCACGGGCGAGTTGCTGGTCAACGTTATTCGGCGTG ATGGTTCGGATAATGCGGTGTTTGAAATTGTGGTGCTGGCCTCCTTGAATCGCGTTGTTGACTTGTTGCCGCATCAGGATCACGGCACCATCTTCCTGATGTGGAATCCGGATGGAACGAACATTGCCACCGGCGGTCTGGACGACACCTTTTCGCTGTGGAACTTTTTTCCCACCCACAAGCGCGAGGCTATCTTGAGGAGACAGGAGCAAAAGGCCAAGGATAAGTTTAGCTCCCTGAGCCTGTACAAAGGCATCAGGTAA
- the LOC120444166 gene encoding protein cortex isoform X2 → MAPAKQKVLMFVEMSVCESPIKNSTVDKKSLPPFKKVRRENWKQEAAYKSDTSQGQEVSCVGERFIPIRFKRENIEFNLNYIGKPKERDILETGFTLTASYWRQSGFISNINRTFGIRESRLFQFSNQQGTRSRVVDSDSADADWPCNPRARPYAIQIATHEMACICSPVDYNMMDWSSGGMVAMTYGQDIMLWRNLDESTMVFSVESPTSLKFSPDGKQLAIGCMDRDYPVLDLWEVRSHTEFLVSYRKLFLKSMGYISCIEWSHDGKELICGTHCGLICVLAMPKLKTVIQLREHRHPVQKMKFAPTNKYFASSDTNGKIVIFDAELKVRLLKLGGKSMVFDWHPWTGEDLAVAERSPASIFIFNMPRRQFVASYRRRDHRIVIKTISYSKITGELLVNVIRRDGSDNAVFEIVVLASLNRVVDLLPHQDHGTIFLMWNPDGTNIATGGLDDTFSLWNFFPTHKREAILRRQEQKAKDKFSSLSLYKGIR, encoded by the exons ATGGCGCCAGCAAAACAGAAAGTTCTAATGTTCGTCGAGATGAGTGTGTGTGAAAGTCCCATTAAAAATTCCACGGTAGACAAAAAGTCTCTGCCGCCCTTCAAAAAGGTGCGACGCGAAAATTGGAAGCAGGAGGCGGCCTACAAG AGCGATACAAGTCAGGGGCAGGAGGTGTCCTGTGTCGGCGAAAGGTTCATACCCATTCGATTTAAGCGGGAGAACATCGAATTCAACCTGAATTACATTGGCAAGCCAAAGGAGCGGGATATCCTGGAAACG GGTTTTACTTTGACCGCCAGCTACTGGCGACAGAGCGGCTTCATATCGAACATAAACCGCACCTTTGGGATCCGGGAGAGCCGACTGTTTCAGTTTAGCAACCAGCAAGGAACACGATCCAGGGTGGTGGATAGCGACTCTGCCGACGCTGACTGGCCGTGTAATCCACGGGCGCGACCATACGCCATTCAGATTGCCACTCATGAGATGGCTTGTATCTGCAGTCCAGTCGACTACAATATGATGGATTGGTCGTCTGGCGGCATGGTGGCCATGACCTACGGCCAGGACATCATGCTGTGGCGCAATCTAGACGAGAGCACCATGGTCTTTAGCGTCGAGTCGCCTACGTCCCTCAAGTTTTCGCCGGACGGCAAACAGCTGGCCATCGGCTGCATGGATAGAGACTACCCAG TGCTGGACCTTTGGGAGGTGAGGTCGCATACGGAGTTCTTGGTCTCCTATCGCAAGCTGTTCCTTAAGTCTATGGGCTACATAAGTTGCATTGAGTGGTCCCACGACGGCAAGGAGCTCATCTGCGGCACTCACTGCGGCCTGATCTGCGTGCTGGCGATGCCCAAACTTAAGACCGTGATCCAGTTGCGCGAGCATCGACACCCCGTGCAGAAAATGAAGTTCGCTCCCACCAATAAGTATTTCGCGTCCAGCGATACGAATGGCAAAATTGTCATCTTCGATGCCGAGCTAAAGGTTCGTCTGCTGAAGCTGGGTGGCAAGTCCATGGTCTTTGACTGGCATCCGTGGACTGGAGAGGATTTAGCCGTTG CGGAGCGGAGTCCTGCATCGATCTTTATCTTCAACATGCCGCGCCGACAATTTGTGGCTTCGTACAGGCGCAGGGACCACAGAATAGTTATAAAGACAATATCATACAGCAAGATCACGGGCGAGTTGCTGGTCAACGTTATTCGGCGTG ATGGTTCGGATAATGCGGTGTTTGAAATTGTGGTGCTGGCCTCCTTGAATCGCGTTGTTGACTTGTTGCCGCATCAGGATCACGGCACCATCTTCCTGATGTGGAATCCGGATGGAACGAACATTGCCACCGGCGGTCTGGACGACACCTTTTCGCTGTGGAACTTTTTTCCCACCCACAAGCGCGAGGCTATCTTGAGGAGACAGGAGCAAAAGGCCAAGGATAAGTTTAGCTCCCTGAGCCTGTACAAAGGCATCAGGTAA
- the LOC120444260 gene encoding uncharacterized protein LOC120444260: protein MSFINGLKRFATTTVGLMAIGIGSTLIIYTTHRLVIKPHLLEKRRLDAEACADYLFQQEGHSQIGQSRPKQSEY from the coding sequence ATGAGTTTCATTAACGGCCTCAAGAGATTCGCCACAACGACCGTTGGTCTGATGGCCATCGGTATCGGATCCACCCTTATAATCTACACCACCCATCGCCTTGTCATCAAACCACATCTTCTCGAGAAACGCCGCCTGGATGCCGAGGCCTGCGCGGATTACCTCTTCCAGCAGGAGGGGCACTCCCAGATCGGCCAATCAAGACCCAAACAGAGCGAGTATTGA
- the LOC120444189 gene encoding serine protease inhibitor 27A, with amino-acid sequence MTKMTKMGGNLAVMLLLLFLSVLATGNANSIPTTTTPQGVFETRTDKLPGGPASLPSGAGIYDDIDTFVPFRSDSHDPFSWHLLKTVLQNETAEKNVIISPFSVKLVLALLAEAAGAGTQTQVELANTQTDIRSQNNVREFYRKTLNSFKKENQLHETLSVRTKLFTDSFIETQQKFTATLKHFYDSEVEALDFTNPEAAADAINAWAANITQGRLQQLVAPDNVRSSVMLLTNLIYFNGLWRRQFATTFQGAFFRNMDQSRVEFMEQTDYFYYTTSEKLKAQILRLPYKGKNSLFVLLPYALNGIHDLVKNLENDELKSAQWAMEEVKVKVTLPKFHFDYQQNLKETLRSLGVREIFEDSASLPGLTRGADVAGKVKVSNILQKAGINVNEKGTEAYAATVVEIENKFGGSTTIEEFNVNRPFVFFIEEESTGNILFAGKVHSPTTQN; translated from the coding sequence ATGACAAAGATGACAAAAATGGGCGGAAATTTGGCagtgatgctgctgttgctgtttttgaGTGTGTTGGCCACGGGCAACGCCAACTCCATACCGACGACCACAACGCCTCAGGGCGTATTTGAAACACGTACGGACAAGCTGCCCGGCGGCCCTGCCAGCCTACCCAGTGGAGCTGGTATTTACGACGACATAGATACCTTTGTGCCCTTCCGGAGCGACTCGCACGATCCGTTCTCATGGCACCTACTCAAAACCGTGCTGCAGAACGAAACGGCCGAAAAGAACGTGATCATCTCGCCGTTCTCCGTGAAGCTGGTGCTGGCCCTGCTGGCTGAGGCGGCCGGAGCCGGAACCCAAACGCAAGTGGAGCTGGCCAACACGCAGACAGACATTCGATCGCAGAACAATGTGAGGGAGTTCTACCGCAAGACCCTCAACTCTTTCAAGAAGGAGAACCAGCTCCACGAGACGCTCAGTGTGCGCACTAAGCTCTTCACGGACAGCTTCATCGAGACGCAGCAGAAGTTCACGGCCACACTGAAACACTTCTACGACAGCGAAGTGGAGGCGCTGGACTTCACCAATCCCGAGGCGGCGGCTGATGCCATCAACGCTTGGGCCGCCAACATCACGCAGGGCAGACTCCAGCAGCTGGTCGCTCCGGACAACGTGCGCAGCAGCGTGATGCTGCTGACCAATCTGATCTATTTCAACGGTCTGTGGCGGCGGCAGTTCGCCACCACATTCCAGGGTGCCTTTTTCCGCAACATGGACCAATCGCGGGTAGAGTTCATGGAGCAGACCGACTACTTTTACTACACCACCTCGGAGAAGCTGAAGGCGCAGATTCTGCGTCTGCCCTACAAGGGCAAGAACTCCCTGTTCGTGCTACTGCCCTACGCCCTAAATGGCATCCATGACCTGGTCAAGAACCTGGAAAACGACGAGCTAAAGAGCGCGCAGTGGGCGATGGAAGAGGTGAAAGTGAAGGTGACGCTGCCAAAGTTCCACTTCGACTATCAGCAAAACCTCAAGGAGACGCTACGCAGCCTGGGTGTGCGCGAAATCTTTGAGGACAGTGCATCGCTGCCGGGATTAACACGCGGCGCTGATGTCGCCGGCAAGGTGAAGGTGTCCAACATCCTGCAGAAGGCGGGAATCAATGTGAACGAGAAGGGAACGGAAGCCTACGCTGCCACCGTCGTGGAGATCGAGAACAAGTTCGGAGGCAGCACCACCATCGAGGAATTCAACGTGAACCGGCCGTTTGTGTTCTTCATCGAGGAGGAGTCTACCGGGAACATATTGTTTGCCGGAAAAGTCCACTCACCCACCACCCAGAACTAA